The genomic DNA GATTCTGGACGGAGGAATGGGTACGATGGTCCAGGGATTTAAACTGACCGAGAAAGATTATCGCGGAAAACAGTTTGCCGATTGGATGAGCGACCTGAAAGGAAATAACGACCTGTTATGTATCACCCGGCCGGATGTGATCAAATCGATCCACCGTCAGTATCTGGATGCCGGTGCCGATATTTTTGCTACCAACACTTTCAATGCAAATGCTATCTCGATGGAGGATTACGGCATGCAAGGGCAGGTGAGAAATATCAATTTGGCTGCCGGAAAATTGGCGCGTGAGGTGGCCGATGGCTTTATGAAGGAACATCCGGATCGCACGATCTTTGTAGCTGGTTCTGTCGGCCCAACTAATAAGACTGCTTCGATGAGCCCTGACGTGAGCGATCCGGCTTACCGTGCTGTCACCTACTTGGATTTGTATAGTGCCTATAAAGAACAGGTAGACGCTTTGGTAGACGGGGGCGTGGATATCGTTTTGTTTGAGACGACTTTCGACACGCTGAATGTGAAAGCCGGACTGGAAGCCGCCGAGGCTGTGTTGAAGGAAAAAGGCAAGGATTTACCAATTATGCTTTCTCTGACGTTATCTGCCCAGGGAGGACGTACGTTTTCGGGGCAGACATTGCTTGCGTTTTTGGCTTCCGTGCAACATACCAATATTGTTAGTGTCGGTCTGAACTGCTCTTTCGGTGCTGCCGATATGAAGCCTTTTCTGGCTGAATTGGCAAAACATGCTCCCTATTATATAAGTGCTTATCCGAACGCCGGTCTGCCGAACAGTTTCGGTTCCTATGATGAGACGCCGGAAAAGATGGCTGTTCATGTAAAATCTTTTATTGACGAAGGGCTGGTGAATATATTGGGAGGCTGTTGTGGTACGACGCCGGCCCATATTGCCAAATATCCCGAACTGGTGAAAGGGGCCAAGCCGCATGTACCGGCTCCGAGGCCCGATTGTCTTTGGTTGTCCGGTCTGGAGTTGCTGGAAGTAAAGCCGGAAAATAATTTCGTGAATGTCGGCGAACGATGCAATGTGGCTGGTTCACGTAAGTTCTTGCGCCTGATCAAGGAAGAAAATTATGAAGAGGCTTTGACAATTGCCCGCAAGCAGGTGGAAGACGGCGCGCAGGTGATCGATATCAATATGGATGACGGAATGTTGGATGCCGTGAAGGAGATGACGACTTTCTTGAACTTGATCGCATCCGAACCTGATATTTCCCGTGTTCCCGTGATGATCGACTCTTCTAAATGGGAGGTGATCGAAAAAGGTTTGATGTGCGTGCAGGGTAAAAGTATTGTGAATTCGATTTCTTTGAAAGAAGGAGAAGAGGTTTTCCTGCAACATGCCGCTCGCATCAAACAGTTGGGTGCAGCTACGGTCGTAATGGCTTTTGATGAAAAGGGGCAGGCAGACACGTTTGAACGGAAGATCGAGGTTTGCGGACGTGCTTACCGTCTCCTCCGGGAGAAAGTCGATTTCGATCCGAACGGAATTATTTTCGATCCGAATGTGCTGGCTATCGCTACCGGTATGGAAGAACATAACGGGTACGGACTTGACTTTATCCGTGCCGTGGAATGGATCAAGAAGAACCTGCCGGGGGCGAAGGTGAGCGGCGGTGTCAGCAATCTTTCCTTCTCTTTCCGTGGAAATAATTATGTGCGGGAGGCCATGCATTCCGTATTCCTGTATCATGCGATTAACAAAGGCATGGACATGGGGATCGTGAACCCGTCGTCGTCCGTACTCTATGAAGATATAGAACCTGCTTTCCGTATGTTGTTGGAAGACGTCATTCTGGCATGCCGTCCGGAAGCAGCTGAAGAACTGATTGCATATGCCCAGAACCTGCATGTAAAAGCGCAGGAGGGAGAAGGTGAAAAGCAGGAAGTCTGGCGTGAATATCCGTTGAAGGAACGTCTGGAAAACGCTCTGATAAAAGGAGTCGGCGATCATTTGGAAGAAGATTTAAAGGAAGCCTTGAAGGAATATCCGCGTGCGGTGGATATTATCGACGGACCGCTGATGGGTGGGATGAATAAGGTAGGCGAATTGTTTGGTGCTGGAAAAATGTTCCTACCGCAGGTTGTCAAGACTGCCCGTACGATGAAAAAGGCAGTCGCCATCTTGCAACCGGCGATCGAGGCAGAAAAGGTCTCTTCCGATTCTGCTAAGGCAGGAAAGGTTCTGTTTGCGACAGTGAAAGGTGACGTGCATGACATTGGAAAGAATATTGTTTCGATCGTCCTGGCTTGCAATAATTATGAGGTGATCGATTTGGGAGTGATGGTTCCGGCAGACGTGATTGTAAAAAAGGCAATTGAAGAAAAGCCCGACCTGGTCTGTCTTTCCGGTCTGATCACGCCTTCGCTCGAAGAGATGGTGCATGTGACGGACGAGATGCAGAAAGCCGGCCTGAGCATTCCCATAATGGTGGGCGGCGCCACGACTTCGAAGTTGCATACGGCCATTAAGATCGCTCCGCATTATGACTATCCGGTCATTCATGTGCTGGACGCCTCGCAAAACCCGTTGATTGCGGCCAAACTGTTGAACCCGGATACGCGCGATGCTTATATCGCCCAGCTGAACAGTGAGTATGAAGCTCTGCGTGCCTCTGTGAATAAGAAAAAAGAGATACTGGTCCCGTTGGCGGAAGCCCGGACGAATCGTCCGGTGATCGATTGGGCTTCTTATAACCCGGTTGTCCCGGCTCGGAACGGGGTACAGGTGATTCCTTCTATTCCTTTGGAAGAAATAATTCCATATATTCATTGGACCTTCTTTTTTAGTGCCTGGAAACTGAATGGGCGTTTCTCGGAAATTGCGCAGATCCACGGCTGTGACGCTTGTCGTGCCGCCTGGCTGGCCGAATTCTCGGAAGCGGACCGGACGAAGGCGTCGGAGGCTATGCAGTTATACAAGGATGCTGTTAAGTTGTTGGATCGCTTGGTTGAGATGAAAGCCGAGTATTGCAAGGCGGTTTATGGTTTCTTCCCGGCAAATGGTGATGGGGATAATATCCGTGTGGGTGAAGTCTTGCTTCCAGTTTTGCGTCAACAGGCGAAAAAAGAGGAAGGAATCTATAAGTCGTTAGCCGATTATGTGATGCCAGTATCGGAAGGGCGTACGGATTATGTCGGCGCTTTCGTGGTGACGGCCGGTACCGGCGCCGAATCTCTGAAAGAACGGTTCGAGCAGGAGGGAGATACCTATAATTCCATGTTGTTGCAAACCTTGACCGATCGTTTGGCCGAGGCTACGGCCGAATATCTCCATGAAAAGGTCCGTAAGGAATATTGGGGATATGCTCCGGATGAATCGCTTTCCATCTCCGACCTGTATAAAGTGAAATATCAGGGAATACGTCCGGCTATCGGTTATCCTTCATTGCCGGACCAGCTTTTGAACTACACGTTGGATAAGTTGTTAAATATGTCACAGATCGGTGTCCGGTTGACGGAAAACGGCGCTATGTATCCGACGGCGACGGTGAGCGGCATTTATATTGCACATCCGGATTCCCAATATTTCATGATTGGTAATATTGATGAAGAACAGATGAAAGATTATGCCTGTCGCCGGAATCTGTCGGAAGCGGAAGTGAAGAAGTTATTGAATAAAAACATTTCAAATTGAAATATATACGCTGGATAGTCTTGTCTCTCCTTCTGGCCGGTATCTGGTGCGCCATGCGTTCGCCGGATATGGGAGAGGCGTATGCCCGGAATGTATATCCTTATATATCGGGTGCTTTGTCCTGTTTTTCTTCTCTATTTTCTTTTTCGATAGGTGATTGCCTGATATACGGTAGTATGGCCGGTTTGCTTGCTTATCTGGTTTATGCCATTGTGAAGAAACGTTCCTGGCGGGCGACAGCCGGACGGATGATCGAATATTTGTTGTGGATATATGTCTGGTTTTATCTGGCTTGGGGATTGAATTATTTCAGGAAAGACTTTTTTACACGGACGGAAATCCCGTATGCGGCTTATTCAGCCGACGCTTTTCGTTCGTTCTTATCCACTTATACAGATTCGTTGAATGCGTCCTTTGTGCCTGTCGAAAAAATAGATAAGGCCCTCGTCGCAGAGGAAGTGAAAAAGGAATATCATGAAATTGCCGGGCGTTTCTCTTTAGTCAGTCCTGCCGGGTATTTGCATCCGAAGCCGATGTTAATGCCCTTTTTGATGAGTGGAGTGGGGGTATTGGGGTATATGGGACCGTTTTTTACCGAATATAATCTGAACCCTGATCTGCTCCCGGTCCAGTATCCGTTTACTTATGCACATGAAATGGCGCATGTGTTAGGAATATCCAGCGAGGCGGAAGCGAATTTGTATGGTTTTCTCGTCTGTTCCCGTTCCGGAGTGCCGGAAATCCGGTTTTCGGCTTATTTTGCTTTGTTGCCTTATGTGTTGAGCAATGCCTACGGCTTATTGTCGGAAGAGGAGTTTAATGAATGGAAAGAGACGATCTCCCCCGAGGTAAAAGATCTTTACAACCGGAAAGTCGCTTACTGGGAGAATTTGTACAGCCCGTTTATAGGCGAGATCCAGAGTACCGTTTACAACTGGTTCTTGAAAGGAAACAACATTCCCTCCGGCCGGAAGAATTATTCGGAAGTGGTGGCATTATTGATGGCGCTGGGAAATACGTCCGGAGAGATTTGAGTCCTTGCTGTTTCCATATTGCCTAATTCGAATTAAATCACTACCTTTGCGGCAATTTTTGAGAAGATAGATAAATATAACGCATATGAGTAAGAAATTTGCCGAATACTCGAAACTTGACTTGTCGAACGTCAATAAAGAGGTGCTGAAGAAATGGCAGGATGGCGACATCTTCCATAAGAGTCTTGAAATCCGCGAAGGACATCCCTCGTTTGTCTTTTATGAAGGTCCTCCTTCTGCAAACGGTATGCCCGGTATTCACCATGTGATTGCCCGTTCGATTAAGGATATTTTCTGCCGTTATAAGACCATGAAAGGATATCTTGTCAACCGTAAGGCGGGATGGGATACACACGGACTTCCAGTAGAGCTGGGAGTTGAAAAAACATTGGGTATCACCAAGGAAGATATCGGCAAAAAGATCTCTGTGGCCGAATATAATGCCGCCTGCCGCCGTGACGTGATGAAGTTTACGAAGGAATGGACGGATCTGACACAGAAGATGGGATATTGGGTCGACCTTGAAAACCCGTATATCACTTACGACAATCGTTATATCGAAACATTGTGGTACTTGCTGAAGGAACTGTATAAGAAAGGTTTGCTTTACAAAGGGTACACGATCCAGCCGTATTCGCCGGCCGCCGGAACGGGGCTTAGCTCGCACGAGTTGAACCAGCCGGGGTGTTATCGCGACGTGAAGGATACGACTTGTACGGCTCAGTTCCGCATTCTCGATCCGAAACCGGAGATGGCGGGATTTGGCGAACCGTTCTTCTTGGCATGGACCACTACTCCGTGGACTTTGCCTTCCAACACGGCTCTTTGTGTGGGTCCAAATTTCACTTATGTGGCTGTTCAGACCTATAATCCATATACAGGTATGCCGATGACGGCTGTTTTGGCTAAGGACTTGTTGAATGTGTATTTCAATCCGAAAGCCGCCGATCTGGCTCTGACCGATTATAAACCGGGCGATAAACTGGTGCCGTTCAAAGTGGTCGGCGAATGGAAAGGACCGGAACTGGCCGGCATGCATTACGAGCAGCTGATCCCGTGGGTCAATCCGGGAGAAGGTGCTTTCCGGGTAATCACCGGCGACTATGTGACGGTGGAAGATGGTACGGGTATCGTACATATCGCTCCGACTTTCGGTGCGGATGACGACCGTGTGGCAAAAGCAAGCGGCGTACCTCCTTTGATGATGATCGACAAAGATGGGAACCGCCGTCCGATGGTCGATATGACAGGTAAATTCTATCTGCTGGAAGACCTCGATCCCGAGTATGTTCAGGAGCATATGAATGCGGCCGACTACGACCCGTGGCAGGGCAAGTTCGTGAAGAACGCTTATGATGCGACCAAAGGCGAAAAAGACGAAACGCTGGATGTTGAAATCTGCATGATGCTGAAAGCACAGAACCGTGTGTTCCGCATCGAGAAGCATGTGCACAACTATCCGCATTGTTGGCGTACGGACAAGCCTGTGTTGTACTATCCGCTGGATAGCTGGTTTATCCGCACGACCGCTTGCCGCGAACGGATGATTGAACTGAACAATACGATCAACTGGAAACCGCAGAGCACCGGCACGGGACGTTTCGGCAAATGGTTGGAAAACCTTCAGGACTGGAACCTGAGCCGTAGTCGCTACTGGGGAACGCCGTTGCCTATCTGGCGTACCGAAGACGGGGCGGAAGAAATCTGCATCGGTTCGGTTGAAGAACTGTACAATGAAATTGAGAAATCCGTAAAAGCCGGGCTGATGGAGTCCAACCCGTATAAGGAATTGAAATTCCAGCCGGGCGAATATACGAAGGAGAACTACGAAAAGATCGACCTGCACCGTCCGTATGTGGATGATGTGATTCTGGTTTCCGAAAGCGGTAAGCCGATGAAGCGCGAGACCGACCTGATCGACGTATGGTTCGATTCCGGCGCGATGCCTTATGCTCAGATTCATTATCCGTTCGAGAACAAGGAAATCTTCGACGACCGCAAGGTTTATCCGGCCGATTTCATCGCCGAAGGCGTCGACCAAACACGCGGATGGTTCTTCACTTTGCATGCGATTGCTACGATGGTATTCGACAGCGTTTCGTATAAAGCTGTCGTTTCGAACGGATTGGTATTGGACAAGAATGGCAACAAAATGTCCAAACGTCTGGGTAATGCCGTCGATCCGTTCGCCACGATTGAGCAGTACGGTTCCGATCCTTTGCGCTGGTACATGATTACGAACGCCTCTCCGTGGGATAACATCAAGTTTGATATCGACGGTATCGAAGAAGTTCGCCGCAAGTTCTTCGGTACATTATATAATACATATTCGTTCTTCGCCTTGTATGCGAATGTGGACGGTTTCGATTATTCCGAACCGGATGTGGATTGGAAAGAACGTCCCGAAATCGACCGTT from Parabacteroides merdae ATCC 43184 includes the following:
- the ileS gene encoding isoleucine--tRNA ligase, whose protein sequence is MSKKFAEYSKLDLSNVNKEVLKKWQDGDIFHKSLEIREGHPSFVFYEGPPSANGMPGIHHVIARSIKDIFCRYKTMKGYLVNRKAGWDTHGLPVELGVEKTLGITKEDIGKKISVAEYNAACRRDVMKFTKEWTDLTQKMGYWVDLENPYITYDNRYIETLWYLLKELYKKGLLYKGYTIQPYSPAAGTGLSSHELNQPGCYRDVKDTTCTAQFRILDPKPEMAGFGEPFFLAWTTTPWTLPSNTALCVGPNFTYVAVQTYNPYTGMPMTAVLAKDLLNVYFNPKAADLALTDYKPGDKLVPFKVVGEWKGPELAGMHYEQLIPWVNPGEGAFRVITGDYVTVEDGTGIVHIAPTFGADDDRVAKASGVPPLMMIDKDGNRRPMVDMTGKFYLLEDLDPEYVQEHMNAADYDPWQGKFVKNAYDATKGEKDETLDVEICMMLKAQNRVFRIEKHVHNYPHCWRTDKPVLYYPLDSWFIRTTACRERMIELNNTINWKPQSTGTGRFGKWLENLQDWNLSRSRYWGTPLPIWRTEDGAEEICIGSVEELYNEIEKSVKAGLMESNPYKELKFQPGEYTKENYEKIDLHRPYVDDVILVSESGKPMKRETDLIDVWFDSGAMPYAQIHYPFENKEIFDDRKVYPADFIAEGVDQTRGWFFTLHAIATMVFDSVSYKAVVSNGLVLDKNGNKMSKRLGNAVDPFATIEQYGSDPLRWYMITNASPWDNIKFDIDGIEEVRRKFFGTLYNTYSFFALYANVDGFDYSEPDVDWKERPEIDRWILSLLNSLVKDVDGFLDTYEPTRAGRAISDFVNDNLSNWYVRLNRRRFWGGGMTTDKLSAYQTLYTCLETVAKLMAPIAPFYADRLFCDLIAATGREKVESVHLSEFPVCNEAMIDKDLEERMQMAQDVSSMVLALRRKVNIKVRQPLQTIMVPVVDAHQQESIEAVKALILNEVNVKELKFVDNAAGILVKKIKPDFKKLGPRYGKIMKALAAAIQAMSQDEINAFEKAGTFTLTFEGQEAMIERADVEIISEDIPGWLVANEGRLTVALDITVTENLRKEGLARELVNRIQNLRKSSGYDITDKISVTVLSNDGMDEAIKDFNSYIANQVLAVSVEITDVISDATEMDFEDFKLSVRIEKA
- a CDS encoding DUF3810 domain-containing protein codes for the protein MRSPDMGEAYARNVYPYISGALSCFSSLFSFSIGDCLIYGSMAGLLAYLVYAIVKKRSWRATAGRMIEYLLWIYVWFYLAWGLNYFRKDFFTRTEIPYAAYSADAFRSFLSTYTDSLNASFVPVEKIDKALVAEEVKKEYHEIAGRFSLVSPAGYLHPKPMLMPFLMSGVGVLGYMGPFFTEYNLNPDLLPVQYPFTYAHEMAHVLGISSEAEANLYGFLVCSRSGVPEIRFSAYFALLPYVLSNAYGLLSEEEFNEWKETISPEVKDLYNRKVAYWENLYSPFIGEIQSTVYNWFLKGNNIPSGRKNYSEVVALLMALGNTSGEI
- the metH gene encoding methionine synthase produces the protein MDKEIFLNLLKERILILDGGMGTMVQGFKLTEKDYRGKQFADWMSDLKGNNDLLCITRPDVIKSIHRQYLDAGADIFATNTFNANAISMEDYGMQGQVRNINLAAGKLAREVADGFMKEHPDRTIFVAGSVGPTNKTASMSPDVSDPAYRAVTYLDLYSAYKEQVDALVDGGVDIVLFETTFDTLNVKAGLEAAEAVLKEKGKDLPIMLSLTLSAQGGRTFSGQTLLAFLASVQHTNIVSVGLNCSFGAADMKPFLAELAKHAPYYISAYPNAGLPNSFGSYDETPEKMAVHVKSFIDEGLVNILGGCCGTTPAHIAKYPELVKGAKPHVPAPRPDCLWLSGLELLEVKPENNFVNVGERCNVAGSRKFLRLIKEENYEEALTIARKQVEDGAQVIDINMDDGMLDAVKEMTTFLNLIASEPDISRVPVMIDSSKWEVIEKGLMCVQGKSIVNSISLKEGEEVFLQHAARIKQLGAATVVMAFDEKGQADTFERKIEVCGRAYRLLREKVDFDPNGIIFDPNVLAIATGMEEHNGYGLDFIRAVEWIKKNLPGAKVSGGVSNLSFSFRGNNYVREAMHSVFLYHAINKGMDMGIVNPSSSVLYEDIEPAFRMLLEDVILACRPEAAEELIAYAQNLHVKAQEGEGEKQEVWREYPLKERLENALIKGVGDHLEEDLKEALKEYPRAVDIIDGPLMGGMNKVGELFGAGKMFLPQVVKTARTMKKAVAILQPAIEAEKVSSDSAKAGKVLFATVKGDVHDIGKNIVSIVLACNNYEVIDLGVMVPADVIVKKAIEEKPDLVCLSGLITPSLEEMVHVTDEMQKAGLSIPIMVGGATTSKLHTAIKIAPHYDYPVIHVLDASQNPLIAAKLLNPDTRDAYIAQLNSEYEALRASVNKKKEILVPLAEARTNRPVIDWASYNPVVPARNGVQVIPSIPLEEIIPYIHWTFFFSAWKLNGRFSEIAQIHGCDACRAAWLAEFSEADRTKASEAMQLYKDAVKLLDRLVEMKAEYCKAVYGFFPANGDGDNIRVGEVLLPVLRQQAKKEEGIYKSLADYVMPVSEGRTDYVGAFVVTAGTGAESLKERFEQEGDTYNSMLLQTLTDRLAEATAEYLHEKVRKEYWGYAPDESLSISDLYKVKYQGIRPAIGYPSLPDQLLNYTLDKLLNMSQIGVRLTENGAMYPTATVSGIYIAHPDSQYFMIGNIDEEQMKDYACRRNLSEAEVKKLLNKNISN